The proteins below come from a single Argentina anserina chromosome 1, drPotAnse1.1, whole genome shotgun sequence genomic window:
- the LOC126791054 gene encoding uncharacterized protein LOC126791054, which yields MNSSLCLRTKTWVQSLVLLIIVLGHGVDAKSIKSMKVSSSSISKVEDAVNFHIYYGQAFKVIKNAIDGKSYLLVQNNSRMASRTKYCTSRIKSFVVPLSNYSIDADNFPVSFFELLGLLQSLKGITSDSVASQCVMKLYEAGEIGVINKTATQELAQFGAHFITQIDQPQSCNFASFVPYGEDTPLQRAEWIKFLGVFANAESRANQVYNAVRENYQCLLKLAKGRTSFKPTVAWMQYDNGIWSFTQETYKLKYVEDGGGENVDASINKITYNVSNPEDLDELHAILCTTDVVIDETYTSDPAVYNISKFLQNISVEDHSCFVFLSNQSLWRYDKRIQNSTALDWYNGAVSQPQLVLADFIEVLFPTGNYTTTYFRNIAKGEGVVQITSEMCDRDVSSAMEPTITACS from the exons ATGAATTCATCTTTGTGTCTTAGAACAAAAACATGGGTGCAAAGCTTGGTTCTTCTCATCATTGTTCTCGGCCATGGAGTAGATGCGAAAAGTATCAAGTCTATGAAAGTGAGTAGCAGTAGCATTTCCAAGGTGGAAGACGCAGTTAATTTCCATATATATTATGGCCAGGCCTTCAAAGTCATCAAGAATGCCATTGACGGCAAGAGCTACCTCCTCGTCCAG AACAACTCAAGAATGGCATCAAGGACAAAATATTGCACTTCAAGGATCAAATCATTCGTCGTCCCCTTGTCAAATTACTCAATCGACGCTGATAATTTTCCAG TTTCGTTTTTTGAG CTTCTGGGGTTACTACAAAGCCTAAAGGGTATAACATCAGACTCCGTGGCTTCTCAATGTGTAATGAAATTGTACGAAGCTGGGGAAATAGGTGTGATCAACAAAACTGCCACACAAGAGCTAGCACAGTTTGGAGCACATTTCATCACCCAAATTGATCAACCACAATCTTGCAATTTTGCCTCTTTTGTTCCATATGGAGAGGATACCCCTTTGCAG AGAGCAGAATGGATCAAGTTCTTGGGAGTGTTTGCAAATGCTGAAAGCAGGGCTAATCAAGTATACAATGCT GTTAGAGAGAATTATCAATGTTTGCTCAAACTCGCAAAAGGCAGAACATCATTCAAACCAACTGTAGCATGGATGCAGTATGATAAT GGTATATGGTCTTTCACACAGGAAACATACAAGTTGAAG TATGTGGAAGACGGAGGTGGTGAGAATGTTGATGCTTCTATCAACAAAATTACCTATAACGTCTCTAATCCGGAGGATTTGGATGAATTGCATGCCATCCTATGC ACCACTGATGTGGTTATTGACGAAACATATACTTCAGATCCAGCTGTTTATAATATATCAAAATTTCTTCAAAATATAAGCGTGGAAGATCATTCTTGTTTCGTTTTTCTCTCTAACCAAAGCTTGTGGCGATACGATAAGAGAATTCAAAACTCAACTGCACTCG ACTGGTACAATGGAGCAGTCTCCCAGCCACAGTTGGTCTTAGCAGATTTTATTGAAGTTTTATTTCCTACTGGAAACTATACAACAACATATTTCAGAAATATAGCCAAG GGTGAAGGAGTTGTGCAGATTACTTCTGAAATGTGCGATAGGGATGTCTCCTCAGCAATGGAGCCAACAATAACAGCTTGTTCATAA
- the LOC126785478 gene encoding ALA-interacting subunit 5-like isoform X3, translating into MGTKSEKGKDGGEGKKKSRRPKYSRFSQQELPACKPILSPGWVVSIFITIGIVFIPIGFAALFASERVVELQFKYDQDCVPPKYKNDMVAYIQSNKTDKTCMRKMPAVSSKMKAPIYVYYQIDHYFQNHRRYVKSRNDKQLRGDENNTADCAPERYAKNGQPIVPCGLIAWSLFNDTYKFSVQNKSIAVSKKDITWKSDREKKFSSKVYPKNFQEGGLIGGAKLNSSIPLSEQEDLIVWMRTAALPSFRKLYGRIEEDLEAHDQITIELQNNYNTYSFKGSKSIIISTASWIGGKNDLMGIAYLTIGGMSLFLAICFILMYVLKPRPLGDTSYLSWNRNASGVNLRF; encoded by the exons ATGGGTACAAAATCTGAAAAGGGCAAAGATGGGGGAGAAGGGAAAAAGAAGTCCAGACGACCCAAAT ATTCCAGGTTCTCACAGCAAGAGCTTCCAGCTTGCAAACCCATTTTGTCACCAGGATGG GTGGTTTCAATATTTATCACCATTGGCATTGTCTTCATCCCTATCGGTTTTGCTGCATTATTCGCCTCAGAACGT GTGGTGGAACTACAATTCAAATATGACCAAGATTGTGTTCCTCCAAAGTATAAGAATGATATGGTTGCATATATTCAAAGCAATAAGACTGACAAGACCTGTATGAGGAAAATGCCTGCT GTTTCGAGTAAAATGAAAGCTCCCATCTATGTCTACTATCAGATTGATCACTACTTTCAGAATCATCGTCG ATATGTTAAAAGTAGAAATGACAAACAGTTGCGGGGAGATGAAAATAATACAGCCGACTGTGCACCTGAACGCTATGCAAAAAATGGTCAACCAATTGTTCCTTGTGGTCTTATTGCATGGAGTTTGTTTAATGACACATATAAGTTTTCAGtgcaaaacaaatcaataGCAGTCAGCAAAAAGGACATCACATGGAAAAGTGACCGTGAGAAAAAGTTTTCAAGCAAAGTTTATCCCAAGAACTTTCAGGAGGGAGGTTTGATTGGAGGAGCAAAGCTCAATTCTAGCATACCT TTAAGCGAACAAGAGGATCTTATTGTTTGGATGAGGACTGCAGCACTGCCATCTTTTAGAAAACTGTATGGGCGGATAGAAGAGGACCTGGAAGCCCATGATCAAATAACAATAGAACTACAGAATAACTATAACACCTACAGCTTTAAAGGCAGCAAGTCAATCATAATTTCTACTGCAAGTTGGATTGGTGGAAAGAATGATCTAATGGGCATTGCATATCTCACTATTGGTGGAATGTCTTTGTTCTTGGCAATTTGCTTCATACTTATGTATGTGCTCAAGCCAAG ACCTCTTGGGGATACCTCATACTTGTCTTGGAATAGAAATGCATCAGGAGTTAACCTACGTTTTTAA
- the LOC126785478 gene encoding putative ALA-interacting subunit 4 isoform X2: MSLYELKCSTENISMEHRTYFTIKFPDSRFSQQELPACKPILSPGWVVSIFITIGIVFIPIGFAALFASERVVELQFKYDQDCVPPKYKNDMVAYIQSNKTDKTCMRKMPAVSSKMKAPIYVYYQIDHYFQNHRRYVKSRNDKQLRGDENNTADCAPERYAKNGQPIVPCGLIAWSLFNDTYKFSVQNKSIAVSKKDITWKSDREKKFSSKVYPKNFQEGGLIGGAKLNSSIPLSEQEDLIVWMRTAALPSFRKLYGRIEEDLEAHDQITIELQNNYNTYSFKGSKSIIISTASWIGGKNDLMGIAYLTIGGMSLFLAICFILMYVLKPRPLGDTSYLSWNRNASGVNLRF, from the exons ATTCCAGGTTCTCACAGCAAGAGCTTCCAGCTTGCAAACCCATTTTGTCACCAGGATGG GTGGTTTCAATATTTATCACCATTGGCATTGTCTTCATCCCTATCGGTTTTGCTGCATTATTCGCCTCAGAACGT GTGGTGGAACTACAATTCAAATATGACCAAGATTGTGTTCCTCCAAAGTATAAGAATGATATGGTTGCATATATTCAAAGCAATAAGACTGACAAGACCTGTATGAGGAAAATGCCTGCT GTTTCGAGTAAAATGAAAGCTCCCATCTATGTCTACTATCAGATTGATCACTACTTTCAGAATCATCGTCG ATATGTTAAAAGTAGAAATGACAAACAGTTGCGGGGAGATGAAAATAATACAGCCGACTGTGCACCTGAACGCTATGCAAAAAATGGTCAACCAATTGTTCCTTGTGGTCTTATTGCATGGAGTTTGTTTAATGACACATATAAGTTTTCAGtgcaaaacaaatcaataGCAGTCAGCAAAAAGGACATCACATGGAAAAGTGACCGTGAGAAAAAGTTTTCAAGCAAAGTTTATCCCAAGAACTTTCAGGAGGGAGGTTTGATTGGAGGAGCAAAGCTCAATTCTAGCATACCT TTAAGCGAACAAGAGGATCTTATTGTTTGGATGAGGACTGCAGCACTGCCATCTTTTAGAAAACTGTATGGGCGGATAGAAGAGGACCTGGAAGCCCATGATCAAATAACAATAGAACTACAGAATAACTATAACACCTACAGCTTTAAAGGCAGCAAGTCAATCATAATTTCTACTGCAAGTTGGATTGGTGGAAAGAATGATCTAATGGGCATTGCATATCTCACTATTGGTGGAATGTCTTTGTTCTTGGCAATTTGCTTCATACTTATGTATGTGCTCAAGCCAAG ACCTCTTGGGGATACCTCATACTTGTCTTGGAATAGAAATGCATCAGGAGTTAACCTACGTTTTTAA